Proteins encoded by one window of Salicibibacter halophilus:
- a CDS encoding beta family protein, with protein MEDFTYVPVLRFREQERKALKSVNMSNKMVPLIEMVSEKPRSNSKEDSIQHLINETDGMEQIFIDIPIYLSVKRNTKESTIDFINRMKSDVNQRIGYYLDDRLVGEDRFIPVISYDPAIPFNETSLKQLEFSLRERYGRLGFRIYPTYFQEAFTSIKDLLQKQDFLFFDVGEGNHNTQNKRFHESLVKLASTKDATSIIIRSAVPKELTYTGLTNNEVVGSIDNSLLKDYTHFGYDAFGDYAGVKKDDITEGGRISPGYFLFSGEYNLFYGFKGEFNRPATFTSLLVPEIMDSKVWKTLSKNHKENCYGCRSIIEISENQRSGNAQSEWKGYTMAHYLYTLEEFL; from the coding sequence TTGGAAGATTTTACGTATGTTCCTGTATTACGTTTTCGTGAACAAGAGAGAAAGGCGTTAAAATCTGTCAATATGAGCAATAAGATGGTTCCTTTAATTGAAATGGTCTCAGAAAAACCCCGTTCTAATAGTAAAGAAGATTCAATCCAACATTTAATTAATGAAACTGATGGAATGGAGCAAATTTTTATTGATATCCCAATATATCTGAGTGTGAAGAGAAATACCAAAGAAAGTACTATAGATTTCATAAATCGAATGAAAAGTGATGTGAATCAAAGGATTGGTTATTATCTTGATGATAGATTGGTTGGTGAAGATCGTTTTATACCGGTAATTTCTTATGATCCTGCCATACCATTCAATGAAACAAGTCTTAAGCAGCTTGAATTCTCCCTGAGAGAGAGGTATGGCCGATTAGGATTTCGAATATACCCAACATATTTCCAAGAAGCCTTTACTAGTATAAAGGATTTATTGCAAAAACAGGATTTTCTGTTTTTTGATGTTGGTGAAGGAAATCACAATACTCAAAATAAGAGATTTCACGAATCCCTTGTTAAACTAGCGAGTACTAAAGATGCTACATCAATAATAATAAGATCTGCAGTACCAAAGGAATTGACATATACAGGTTTAACGAATAATGAAGTTGTAGGTTCAATAGATAATAGTCTTCTTAAAGATTATACTCACTTCGGATACGATGCTTTTGGGGATTATGCTGGTGTGAAAAAAGATGATATTACTGAAGGAGGGCGTATAAGCCCTGGGTATTTTCTATTTTCGGGGGAGTACAATTTGTTTTATGGTTTTAAAGGTGAATTTAACCGCCCAGCAACATTTACAAGTCTACTTGTTCCAGAAATAATGGATTCTAAAGTTTGGAAAACTCTCTCCAAAAATCATAAAGAAAATTGTTATGGTTGCCGCTCTATTATTGAAATAAGCGAAAACCAAAGATCTGGAAATGCCCAATCGGAATGGAAAGGATATACAATGGCTCATTATCTCTATACTCTAGAGGAGTTTTTATAA
- a CDS encoding UvrD-helicase domain-containing protein, with amino-acid sequence MSITYHEITSDYLLEDVYNPFKVIAGPGAGKTYWLIQNIKHILRQSNRIGPTSKIACITYTNVGANEILERLEIKENVVESSTIHSFLYKNLVSPYVYLLLNDGSEPLIDISRMDGHDENKAYSGLIHQWKSKYNIRYFDNSKETAKKIKNCLEDLHWTFDDNEELTLKTKKPYSPQIGKYSIRQEDMLNYKKLCWSSGIIHHEDVLYFSYCLLKLYPLLREVLVARFPYMLLDEFQDTNPIQTKIINWISESGAIIGVIGDPAQSIFRFQGASRQAFLDFHLPNQNNYTMNDNRRSGRGIVNLLNNLRSDEITQNCKRTNIVDHVSFIECDGSDLKQTINTFNAKRKELNLKDDYCILARNNPTVAKLKNGQQIKPWKELEDKDSASRYRFLLSLLRAQEYGHKGMIEFAAKECIKTLRTDSNNKLKEPFKEGHLTSLQKRSVSVSLLEFLITYRNENFESSVLDFYKELERFYLDLNLKLKGVSNGGFKSFSEGTSVKVLVDDLKLPEEKNSEIRTIHKSKGAEFESVLVYLENIERLLEPDINEEGDETRLIYVACSRTEKFLCIATPPLEIEEKEKINSLVDARS; translated from the coding sequence ATGAGTATTACTTATCATGAGATAACGTCTGACTATTTATTAGAAGATGTATATAATCCTTTTAAGGTCATCGCTGGTCCAGGTGCAGGAAAAACATATTGGTTAATTCAAAATATAAAACATATTTTAAGACAATCAAATCGAATAGGACCAACATCAAAAATCGCTTGCATTACCTATACTAACGTAGGGGCAAATGAAATTTTAGAAAGGCTTGAAATAAAAGAGAATGTCGTAGAATCCTCGACCATACACAGCTTTTTATATAAGAACCTTGTAAGTCCATATGTTTATTTACTGCTTAATGATGGTTCTGAACCATTAATTGATATTAGCAGGATGGATGGTCATGATGAAAATAAAGCTTATTCTGGATTAATCCATCAATGGAAATCAAAATATAATATAAGATATTTTGATAATAGTAAAGAGACAGCCAAGAAAATTAAAAATTGCTTGGAGGATTTACATTGGACTTTTGACGATAACGAAGAATTAACACTAAAGACTAAAAAACCTTATTCACCACAGATTGGAAAATATTCTATTAGGCAAGAAGATATGCTGAATTACAAGAAGCTTTGTTGGTCTAGTGGTATTATTCATCATGAAGATGTACTTTATTTCTCTTATTGTTTGCTAAAATTATACCCACTGCTTAGAGAGGTATTAGTTGCTAGATTTCCGTATATGTTACTTGACGAATTTCAAGACACAAATCCAATACAAACAAAAATAATCAACTGGATATCCGAAAGCGGGGCAATAATAGGGGTCATTGGCGATCCCGCTCAATCCATATTTAGGTTTCAAGGAGCTTCAAGGCAAGCCTTTTTAGATTTTCATCTTCCAAATCAAAATAACTATACTATGAATGACAATAGACGCAGTGGTAGGGGAATTGTTAATCTATTAAATAACCTGAGAAGTGACGAAATAACTCAAAATTGTAAAAGGACAAACATAGTTGACCATGTGTCATTTATAGAATGTGATGGGAGTGATTTAAAACAAACTATAAATACATTCAATGCGAAAAGGAAAGAGTTAAATTTAAAAGATGACTACTGTATTTTAGCACGAAATAATCCAACAGTTGCAAAACTAAAAAATGGACAACAGATAAAGCCTTGGAAGGAATTAGAGGATAAGGATTCGGCAAGTAGGTATCGCTTTTTGTTATCACTACTACGAGCCCAAGAATATGGTCATAAAGGTATGATTGAGTTTGCAGCTAAAGAGTGTATTAAAACACTCCGGACTGATTCAAATAATAAACTTAAGGAACCATTTAAAGAAGGTCATCTAACTTCATTACAAAAGAGAAGTGTATCTGTTTCTTTATTGGAGTTTTTGATTACGTATCGAAATGAAAACTTTGAATCAAGTGTTTTGGACTTTTATAAGGAGCTTGAAAGATTTTATCTAGACCTTAATTTAAAATTAAAAGGTGTTAGTAATGGTGGGTTTAAATCCTTTAGTGAAGGAACGTCTGTTAAAGTTCTCGTAGATGATCTCAAGTTACCGGAAGAAAAAAATAGTGAAATAAGAACAATTCATAAGTCAAAAGGGGCTGAGTTTGAATCGGTATTAGTTTATCTTGAAAATATTGAGAGGTTACTCGAACCAGATATTAATGAAGAAGGGGATGAAACCAGGCTGATATATGTTGCATGTAGCAGGACGGAAAAATTTTTATGTATTGCAACTCCGCCATTAGAAATAGAAGAAAAGGAAAAAATAAATAGCCTAGTAGATGCCAGGAGCTGA
- the tnpB gene encoding IS66 family insertion sequence element accessory protein TnpB (TnpB, as the term is used for proteins encoded by IS66 family insertion elements, is considered an accessory protein, since TnpC, encoded by a neighboring gene, is a DDE family transposase.), translating to MLNVSFERVYLARGNTDLRKSIDGLAVIVQQCFDLDPFSPCLFVFCNRKRDKLKILQWEHNGFWLHYRRLENGTFHWPSETETAPMTISPRQLRWLLDGLPIEQRQAHREVKARTIL from the coding sequence ATGTTGAATGTATCATTCGAGCGCGTGTACCTGGCTCGGGGAAACACGGATCTTCGCAAATCGATCGACGGTCTGGCCGTTATTGTCCAACAATGCTTTGATCTCGATCCTTTTTCCCCTTGTCTGTTCGTGTTTTGTAATCGGAAACGTGACAAGTTGAAAATCCTGCAGTGGGAGCACAACGGCTTTTGGCTCCATTACCGCAGGTTGGAAAATGGCACATTCCATTGGCCATCGGAAACAGAAACGGCACCCATGACCATCAGTCCGCGCCAACTTCGGTGGCTGCTGGATGGTTTGCCCATCGAGCAGAGGCAGGCCCATCGGGAGGTCAAAGCGCGTACCATTCTATAG
- the tnpA gene encoding IS66 family insertion sequence element accessory protein TnpA, with amino-acid sequence MIAGGYVMTLKDKRIEWKARYDAWKESGQRVAEWCREQDINVNQMYYWVQRFKDDKISSEPDSTQWLTVQVDDDDPIPSGGSEPIFIHYGAISVEVRPGAHVGLLSDIIHVLRSQC; translated from the coding sequence ATGATTGCGGGAGGTTATGTGATGACGCTGAAAGACAAGAGAATCGAGTGGAAAGCTCGGTATGATGCCTGGAAAGAAAGCGGACAACGTGTGGCCGAATGGTGTCGTGAGCAGGACATCAACGTCAATCAAATGTATTATTGGGTCCAGCGATTCAAGGATGACAAGATATCATCGGAACCGGATTCAACCCAATGGCTGACGGTCCAAGTCGACGATGATGATCCTATACCTTCCGGAGGATCGGAACCTATCTTTATTCACTACGGTGCCATCTCCGTCGAAGTAAGGCCGGGCGCCCATGTTGGGTTATTATCCGATATCATTCATGTGTTGCGAAGCCAATGTTGA
- a CDS encoding ATP-dependent nuclease — MFISKLDIENFRCFRTAEIEFNPGMNVIIGTNNAGKTTVIKALELIFKRGSSRSTLSIDDFNKSISDFNEPPEITITATLRSSDVNTEDDKAVVASWLTKLASPWEAKLTYRFFLPEKNAEKYKEEIRQIHNDKNKWEILEKYLPMYVSRVLGGNPENNLRADVEYLDKIHCETLDALRDVDSQIASGRNSLLKQILLHFKDHAIENDPDEEVLEQNQQKKEEFQSAAKNAVSNIIGRIDTDEILKLARQTGAIVGGSPSLKGKLEEADILSILHLIIKGHTNIEIPISNNGMGYNNLIYISLILSKFKMITSQNQGENAKVFPILLIEEPEAHLHPSLQYNFLKFLKDEVDNQEHSRQIFITTHSTQITSAVGLDPIICLEADNSAKIEAKYPSRVFSDSKDDQKSKRYVERFLDATKSAMLFSQSVLLVEGMAELMLYPVLAEKCHYVSVK; from the coding sequence ATGTTTATTTCTAAATTGGATATTGAGAATTTTAGATGCTTTAGGACGGCGGAAATAGAATTCAATCCAGGTATGAACGTAATAATAGGAACTAATAATGCTGGAAAAACAACTGTTATTAAGGCTTTAGAATTAATTTTTAAAAGGGGAAGCTCTAGGTCCACTTTGTCAATTGATGATTTTAATAAATCCATTTCGGACTTCAATGAGCCACCGGAAATAACAATCACAGCAACACTTCGTTCCTCTGATGTCAATACTGAAGATGACAAGGCAGTTGTAGCCAGTTGGCTAACCAAGCTGGCCAGCCCTTGGGAAGCTAAACTCACATATAGATTTTTTTTGCCAGAGAAAAACGCTGAAAAATATAAAGAGGAAATCAGACAAATTCATAATGATAAAAACAAGTGGGAAATCCTAGAAAAGTACCTCCCTATGTATGTTTCAAGAGTGCTTGGTGGTAACCCTGAAAATAATCTAAGAGCGGATGTGGAATATCTGGATAAAATACACTGTGAAACTTTAGATGCTCTTAGAGACGTTGATAGTCAAATCGCATCAGGTCGAAATTCATTATTAAAACAAATATTATTACACTTTAAAGATCATGCCATCGAAAATGATCCTGATGAAGAAGTACTTGAACAGAACCAACAGAAAAAGGAGGAGTTTCAATCTGCCGCTAAAAATGCTGTAAGCAATATAATTGGTCGAATAGATACCGATGAAATTCTAAAGTTAGCACGACAGACAGGAGCAATTGTTGGTGGTTCACCAAGTCTAAAGGGGAAACTTGAAGAAGCCGATATATTATCTATTCTTCATTTAATTATAAAGGGTCATACAAATATTGAAATTCCTATATCTAACAATGGAATGGGCTATAATAATCTTATTTATATCTCTTTAATCTTATCAAAGTTTAAAATGATCACGTCGCAAAATCAAGGAGAGAATGCAAAGGTATTTCCAATTTTACTAATAGAAGAACCAGAAGCTCACTTGCATCCATCCTTACAGTACAATTTCTTGAAATTTCTTAAGGATGAAGTAGATAATCAGGAGCATAGTAGGCAAATTTTTATAACAACACATTCAACGCAAATAACTTCTGCGGTCGGATTAGATCCTATTATCTGTTTGGAAGCTGACAATAGTGCAAAAATTGAAGCGAAATATCCCTCGAGAGTTTTTTCTGACTCAAAAGATGATCAAAAATCAAAAAGATATGTAGAAAGGTTCTTAGATGCGACAAAGTCTGCCATGCTATTCTCACAGTCTGTATTATTAGTAGAAGGAATGGCTGAACTTATGCTATATCCTGTATTAGCAGAGAAGTGTCATTATGTAAGCGTCAAATAG
- a CDS encoding acetyltransferase — MKRVVVLGNGGHGKVIQDIINHFSAEYQLTGVLDDHYTSTVNNGSNFFEGPIFDANHLADLYPDLLFIVGIGDNRARKNVVDQLDLPLYRYATVIHPSAVISPTSQIGNGVAIIAGAIVNPHSQINDHVILNTSSSVGHDCQIEDYVHISPRVAIAGGTKVREGTHLGIGSVSIPGVEVGRWSTVGAGGVVTDHIPDDTLAVGVPAKAVKYYKYN; from the coding sequence ATGAAAAGAGTCGTAGTTCTAGGTAACGGTGGTCATGGGAAAGTGATTCAGGATATCATTAATCATTTTAGCGCTGAATATCAACTGACAGGCGTGTTGGATGATCATTATACTTCTACTGTAAATAATGGATCTAATTTTTTTGAGGGCCCGATTTTCGATGCTAATCATCTTGCAGATTTATATCCGGATTTATTATTTATTGTAGGAATCGGAGATAACCGTGCTAGGAAAAACGTCGTTGATCAACTAGATCTCCCTCTTTATCGTTATGCAACGGTTATTCATCCAAGTGCCGTGATCAGTCCAACATCCCAGATTGGAAATGGGGTTGCTATAATCGCCGGCGCCATCGTCAACCCCCATTCTCAAATTAATGACCATGTTATTCTAAACACATCCTCTTCTGTAGGTCATGATTGTCAGATAGAAGATTATGTTCACATTTCCCCGCGAGTTGCTATCGCCGGAGGAACGAAAGTGCGAGAAGGCACTCATTTAGGGATTGGCAGTGTATCGATTCCTGGGGTAGAGGTAGGAAGATGGAGCACCGTGGGGGCTGGTGGCGTTGTTACAGACCATATTCCTGATGATACGTTAGCTGTTGGCGTGCCTGCGAAAGCGGTGAAATACTATAAATATAATTAA
- a CDS encoding sugar transferase: protein MKRMFDLAAASIGLLLLSPLLLIVTILIKIKLGSPVLFKQKRPGLLGEPFYVSKFRTMTNKTDEHGGLLPNEERITKFGSILRKLSLDEFPQLLNVVKGDLSLVGPRPLLMEYLELYTPEQSRRHEVKPGITGWAQVNGRNAITWEDKFKLDVWYVDNQSFSLDMKILFLTIVKVFKSDGIDQQGYVSAKKFTGSTTAGESSSEDSYEKSRSSR, encoded by the coding sequence ATGAAACGCATGTTCGATCTAGCGGCAGCTTCAATAGGGTTACTATTGTTAAGCCCATTATTACTTATAGTAACTATTCTAATCAAAATAAAATTAGGTTCCCCTGTACTATTTAAACAAAAACGCCCGGGGTTGCTTGGCGAACCCTTTTACGTGTCTAAATTCCGTACAATGACAAACAAAACTGATGAGCACGGGGGTCTATTACCGAATGAGGAGCGTATTACGAAGTTTGGATCAATTTTACGAAAGCTTAGCCTCGATGAATTTCCACAGTTATTGAATGTTGTAAAAGGTGATTTGAGTTTAGTAGGACCCAGGCCATTGTTAATGGAATACCTGGAGTTGTACACACCTGAACAATCCCGTCGTCATGAAGTGAAACCGGGGATAACAGGTTGGGCACAAGTGAATGGAAGAAATGCCATTACATGGGAAGATAAATTTAAGCTAGACGTGTGGTATGTTGATAATCAATCTTTTTCGCTGGATATGAAGATTTTATTTTTAACCATAGTGAAAGTTTTTAAGTCAGATGGGATTGATCAACAAGGGTATGTCTCAGCTAAAAAATTCACGGGGTCAACTACTGCAGGTGAAAGCAGTTCGGAGGATTCATATGAAAAGAGTCGTAGTTCTAGGTAA
- a CDS encoding NAD-dependent epimerase, with the protein MKVLITGVAGFIGMHFAKRLLENEFIVIGLDNLNDYYQPQLKYNRIDVLKQYEDFSFVQGDLADREMLKALFHEEKFTHVVNLAAQAGVRYSLENPQAYVDANLVGFTNILESCRHHEIEHLIYASSSSVYGANQNMPFSTSDEVNHPVSLYAATKKANELLAHSYSHLYSVPTTGLRFFTVYGPWGRPDMAYYSFTKNIMEGNPIKVFNNGEMMRDFTYIDDIVEGMVRLLDYRPEGNPDFDKSNPDPSESYAPYKVYNIGNNQPVKLMDFIRTIEKHVGKEAYLEFLPMQPGDVEATYADIESLQVATGFSPSTSIDEGIGAFVDWYKEYNANRLVGSLVNEP; encoded by the coding sequence ATGAAGGTCTTAATTACAGGTGTAGCTGGATTTATAGGTATGCACTTTGCAAAAAGGCTGCTGGAAAACGAATTTATAGTTATTGGATTGGACAACCTTAATGATTATTATCAACCACAACTTAAATATAATCGTATCGATGTATTGAAGCAATATGAGGATTTTAGTTTTGTTCAAGGTGATTTGGCTGATCGAGAGATGCTCAAGGCATTATTCCATGAAGAAAAGTTTACGCATGTCGTCAATCTTGCCGCTCAAGCTGGCGTGCGTTATAGTCTGGAAAATCCTCAAGCTTATGTAGATGCTAATCTTGTAGGGTTTACAAACATACTTGAATCTTGCCGCCATCATGAAATTGAACATCTGATTTATGCATCATCAAGCTCTGTATATGGAGCCAATCAGAATATGCCTTTTTCAACATCGGACGAAGTTAATCATCCCGTTAGTTTATATGCAGCAACGAAAAAGGCCAATGAATTACTCGCACATTCTTACAGTCATCTATATAGCGTTCCCACAACTGGCCTACGCTTTTTCACCGTATATGGGCCTTGGGGAAGACCGGATATGGCTTATTATTCGTTTACAAAGAACATAATGGAGGGCAACCCGATTAAGGTTTTCAACAATGGTGAGATGATGCGTGATTTTACTTACATCGATGACATTGTTGAAGGCATGGTTCGCTTGCTCGATTATAGACCAGAAGGCAACCCGGATTTTGACAAAAGCAATCCTGATCCTAGTGAAAGCTATGCTCCGTATAAAGTTTATAATATCGGAAACAATCAACCGGTGAAGCTCATGGATTTTATCCGCACAATTGAAAAACATGTAGGGAAAGAAGCGTACTTAGAGTTTTTACCGATGCAGCCTGGAGATGTAGAAGCAACATACGCAGATATTGAGAGTTTGCAGGTGGCAACTGGGTTCAGCCCAAGCACATCAATTGATGAAGGCATAGGGGCATTCGTAGATTGGTATAAGGAATATAACGCAAATAGATTGGTTGGATCTTTAGTGAATGAACCATAA
- a CDS encoding glycosyltransferase family 4 protein has translation MKRVAHICTVASSHKILMDKLQELQKYNYIVHIYSDDNGLNPSFSDSYNIPYYFTPISRSIELTKDIKSIFTLAKRLKAEKYDIVHTHTSKAGIIGRIAAKIAKVPLVIHTSHGLPFYEGQGKKKYYLYRTLEKIGSRFCHAITSQNYEDISAVQALNKRLPVYYEGNGVDLPQLDHIYQAINQEAIIDLKKEYNIPGNKAVLLIGARLEKVKNHEFLFRALERVKQIYNDNFVCLVAGDGPEKERLKSLLLTMNLEENVILIGRKSNIYDFIKMADISVLTSKKEGVPRFIMESMAFSKPVIASDALGTRELVANNESGFLVPLGDVEHLAQSIYQIISDDKLRKEYGRYGRMIIEEEFTEQQVAKRMDTIYRELLKEGS, from the coding sequence ATGAAACGCGTAGCCCATATATGTACGGTTGCATCAAGCCATAAAATTTTAATGGATAAACTACAAGAATTACAAAAGTACAATTATATAGTTCATATTTATTCTGACGATAACGGTTTAAATCCTTCATTTAGTGATTCCTATAATATTCCATATTATTTTACGCCGATCAGCCGGTCAATTGAACTTACGAAAGACATAAAGTCTATATTTACATTGGCAAAAAGATTGAAAGCTGAAAAATATGATATTGTTCACACACATACTTCAAAGGCGGGAATCATTGGGAGGATAGCAGCCAAGATAGCTAAAGTTCCTCTCGTTATTCATACGAGCCATGGTTTACCTTTTTATGAAGGTCAGGGTAAAAAGAAATATTACCTGTATAGAACGTTGGAGAAAATAGGTTCCCGTTTTTGTCATGCGATAACATCACAAAATTATGAAGATATAAGTGCGGTACAAGCATTAAATAAACGCCTCCCTGTCTATTACGAAGGTAATGGGGTTGATTTACCTCAGCTTGACCATATATATCAAGCCATAAATCAAGAGGCGATTATTGATTTAAAAAAGGAATACAATATCCCTGGAAACAAAGCCGTACTTTTAATAGGAGCGCGTCTCGAAAAAGTTAAGAATCATGAATTTTTATTCCGTGCTTTGGAACGAGTGAAACAAATTTATAACGATAATTTTGTTTGTTTGGTTGCAGGGGATGGACCAGAAAAAGAGAGATTGAAGAGTTTGTTGCTTACTATGAATCTAGAAGAAAATGTTATTCTTATTGGACGTAAGTCTAATATATATGATTTTATAAAGATGGCCGATATCAGTGTATTGACCTCCAAAAAAGAAGGGGTTCCCCGCTTTATAATGGAATCAATGGCATTTTCTAAGCCAGTAATAGCTAGTGATGCCTTAGGGACTAGAGAACTTGTAGCAAATAATGAGAGTGGTTTTCTCGTACCGTTAGGCGATGTTGAACATCTTGCTCAGAGCATTTATCAAATAATCTCTGATGATAAATTAAGAAAAGAATACGGCAGGTACGGTAGAATGATAATCGAGGAAGAGTTTACTGAGCAGCAAGTTGCAAAACGAATGGACACAATTTATAGGGAACTGTTGAAGGAGGGCAGTTAG
- a CDS encoding IS1634 family transposase, with amino-acid sequence MTESMEGISGFQTVRLGSTPVIRQLIEEAGLVERIDRLSPVKKEDCQVSVGTRIAALIINQLSDRKPLFKVEAFYENQDVELLFGPGVTASDFNDDALGRALDALYNAGLEEICMHSIQGVQSCVNLTWEGLHADTTSFVYTGAPKNDPDDEALLKIVHGHTKDHRPDAPQIKFGLTTSPEGIPVYADVLNGNQDDKTWNAKVMKALRQWYEPDQLAQAIFIADSALVTEDNLKMVQGKGDQPDFQFLSRLPENFKVAKTLKEKALKDDENEWEDIGHFVNRKGAASYHTYPAKEKLHGNPYRFLVVQSDQMDGRKKKKIDNQLKNEKQSCRKEQKELESRDFACEADAEAALADFLKHHHKGYHTFEGTVVREEVPGKREKRGRPKKGEPPPPPVTVYRAQLELQSPSEETLEQLRKEASIFILVTNAGNDTASDVDLLKGYKGQQTVENRFRFLKDPFFVRRLFLEKPRRVEAFAYVMMMSMMIYSLFEYLIRTSMETDDEPLNLMGGGGRRSIRPTGEAVLELLDTVDIIHMEIDGQLRRLFPDNHEPQLDRILSLLGMDRSVYTTPFSSKAVEINSQ; translated from the coding sequence GTGACTGAATCCATGGAAGGTATATCGGGCTTTCAAACGGTGCGTCTCGGCTCCACTCCCGTGATTCGCCAATTGATTGAAGAAGCTGGATTGGTCGAACGTATCGATAGACTTTCTCCCGTCAAAAAGGAAGATTGCCAAGTGTCCGTGGGCACACGGATCGCCGCTTTGATCATCAACCAATTGTCTGATCGTAAGCCCCTCTTCAAGGTCGAAGCATTCTATGAAAACCAAGATGTTGAATTGCTGTTCGGCCCAGGCGTCACTGCGAGTGATTTCAATGATGATGCGCTGGGACGGGCCTTAGATGCCCTTTATAACGCCGGGCTTGAAGAGATTTGTATGCACAGCATTCAAGGGGTGCAATCCTGCGTCAACCTTACGTGGGAAGGGCTGCACGCTGATACCACGTCCTTTGTATATACAGGTGCACCCAAAAACGACCCCGATGATGAGGCGTTATTAAAAATCGTCCATGGCCACACCAAAGATCATCGCCCGGATGCTCCGCAGATTAAATTCGGGTTGACGACATCACCGGAGGGCATCCCCGTCTATGCCGACGTCTTAAACGGCAATCAGGATGATAAAACATGGAACGCGAAAGTCATGAAAGCTCTGAGACAATGGTACGAGCCGGATCAGTTGGCCCAAGCGATTTTTATCGCGGACAGCGCACTGGTCACCGAAGACAATTTAAAAATGGTCCAAGGCAAAGGGGATCAGCCAGATTTTCAGTTTTTATCCCGGTTGCCGGAAAATTTTAAAGTGGCCAAAACACTGAAAGAAAAAGCCTTGAAGGACGATGAAAATGAATGGGAAGATATTGGCCACTTTGTCAACCGCAAAGGGGCGGCTTCTTATCACACCTATCCCGCCAAAGAGAAACTGCACGGAAACCCCTACCGGTTTCTGGTTGTTCAATCCGATCAAATGGATGGTCGGAAGAAAAAGAAGATCGACAACCAACTCAAAAATGAAAAGCAAAGCTGTCGCAAAGAGCAAAAAGAGCTGGAAAGCCGGGACTTTGCTTGTGAGGCCGATGCCGAAGCTGCGCTTGCCGACTTTCTCAAGCACCATCACAAAGGGTATCATACGTTTGAAGGCACCGTGGTCCGTGAAGAGGTGCCCGGCAAACGCGAGAAACGCGGGCGTCCCAAAAAAGGGGAACCGCCGCCTCCGCCGGTCACCGTCTATCGTGCCCAATTAGAGCTGCAATCCCCGTCGGAAGAGACCCTCGAACAGCTTCGCAAAGAAGCGTCCATCTTTATCCTGGTCACCAATGCGGGCAACGACACGGCCTCCGACGTGGACCTATTGAAAGGCTATAAAGGCCAACAAACCGTGGAAAATCGCTTCCGGTTTCTCAAGGATCCGTTTTTTGTCCGACGGCTTTTCTTGGAAAAACCCCGCCGTGTCGAAGCTTTTGCTTATGTGATGATGATGAGTATGATGATTTATTCCCTGTTCGAATACCTCATTCGCACAAGCATGGAAACAGATGACGAGCCCCTGAATTTGATGGGGGGCGGTGGCCGTCGAAGCATTCGCCCGACGGGCGAAGCTGTCTTAGAACTGCTGGATACCGTCGATATTATTCACATGGAGATCGACGGTCAACTCCGACGGTTGTTTCCGGATAATCATGAGCCGCAATTGGACCGCATCCTCAGTTTGTTAGGGATGGATCGGAGCGTTTATACGACACCGTTTAGCTCAAAAGCTGTCGAAATCAATAGCCAGTAA